From Bacillota bacterium:
ATAATTCTGTTTTTGTCACTCGCGCACCTCGCATTCTAAAGCTCGACAAATTCAATACTCGGGAACAGCTCTTTAAATTGCTTTATCTTGACGATATATGTGTCTGTCCGTTTGCCTTTTGTATCCTCTACTGTTACCCTGCCGTCTTTCCACCAGACCACGAAGTCACATACGTACTCACAGCCGAGCAGTGGGAAACGTGCCTGTCTCGCAAAGCCTACGATCTCCCCC
This genomic window contains:
- a CDS encoding DUF1064 domain-containing protein, giving the protein GEIVGFARQARFPLLGCEYVCDFVVWWKDGRVTVEDTKGKRTDTYIVKIKQFKELFPSIEFVEL